In a genomic window of Bombina bombina isolate aBomBom1 chromosome 8, aBomBom1.pri, whole genome shotgun sequence:
- the NTF4 gene encoding neurotrophin-4: MLLRLYAMVISYLCAISAAPFQIQDTDRDYGPENPSHSSEQHSTLYNYSQGLLEGDFLDLASTYPDLAGKEWNHYSPRVALSSQEPSGPPLLFLADEPVTHSEAANRTSRVKRAQGSESISHSRRGELSVCDSVNNWVTDKRTAIDIKGKTVTVLSEVQTLTGPLKQYFFETKCNPSGGTTNGCRGVDKRHWTSECKPKQSFVRALTMDSDKLVGWRWIRIDTACVCTLLSRTGRT; the protein is encoded by the coding sequence ATGCTCCTCCGCCTTTATGCCATGGTGATCTCATACCTGTGTGCCATCAGTGCTGCCCCCTTCCAGATCCAGGATACCGACCGGGATTATGGCCCTGAAAATCCCTCTCATAGCTCAGAGCAACATAGTACACTCTACAACTACAGCCAGGGGTTATTGGAGGGGGACTTTTTAGACTTAGCTTCTACATACCCTGACTTGGCTGGTAAAGAATGGAACCACTATTCTCCTAGAGTTGCCTTATCCAGCCAAGAACCTTCAGGCCCTCCTCTCCTTTTCTTGGCAGATGAACCAGTTACACATTCAGAAGCAGCCAACAGAACTTCTAGGGTGAAACGGGCACAAGGGTCAGAATCAATCAGCCATTCTCGGAGAGGGGAGCTGTCTGTATGTGACAGCGTAAACAACTGGGTGACTGATAAGAGAACAGCAATAGATATTAAAGGTAAGACCGTGACTGTTCTCTCGGAAGTACAGACCCTCACAGGACCCTTGAAACAGTACTTCTTTGAAACCAAGTGCAATCCTTCTGGTGGAACAACAAATGGCTGTCGGGGTGTAGACAAAAGACATTGGACTTCAGAGTGCAAACCAAAGCAGTCATTTGTACGGGCTTTAACTATGGACAGTGACAAGCTGGTGGGGTGGCGCTGGATTCGGATCGATACAGCATGTGTCTGTACCCTGTTAAGCCGCACAGGGAGGACGTAA